In the genome of Flavivirga spongiicola, one region contains:
- a CDS encoding sulfatase family protein codes for MKNNKIYNIPALIFILVLSLFSCKEEPEKKQERPNILFIMSDDHAYQAISAYSNKLIETPHIDRIANEGMLFTNACVTNSICAPSRATILTGKHTHINGKIDNLTPFDTTQVTFPQLFQKAGYQTAMFGKLHFGNNPKGVDDFMILPGQGDYINPRFITKEGDTTITGYVTDIITDMSINWLDKKRDPEKPFLMMYLHKAPHRSWWPSPEKFKEFTKKEFPEPSTLFDDYENRGTAAKTAEMNILTHMMYSHDSKIKPETIAEMGNVQPEVPDLKRGLYASYGRANSLQRSQYGPILDSINHFFKENWPTMTSKEKMKWKYQRYMQDYLACISSVDDNVGRVLNYLDDNKLAENTIVIYTSDQGFYLGEHGWFDKRFIYDESFKTPLLIRWPHKIHAGTTNDDMVQNLDFAQTFLEAANIKAPEDMQGESLMPLLRGIDDKWTRESVYYHYYEYPGEHAVKRHYGIVTKAYKLVHFYHDVDEWELYDRKKDSQEMKNVYEDPAYADIVKTLKIKLTELRIKYKDSKALDQKYIEQ; via the coding sequence GTGAAAAATAATAAGATCTATAATATACCAGCACTAATTTTTATTTTAGTGTTGTCTCTCTTTTCTTGTAAAGAAGAACCAGAGAAAAAACAAGAGCGACCAAATATATTGTTTATTATGTCTGATGATCATGCGTATCAGGCAATCAGTGCTTATAGTAATAAACTAATAGAAACACCACATATAGACAGAATAGCAAATGAAGGTATGTTATTTACTAATGCTTGTGTAACCAATTCTATTTGTGCGCCTTCCAGAGCAACTATTCTTACAGGAAAGCATACGCACATAAATGGTAAAATAGATAATTTAACGCCATTTGATACTACTCAAGTTACCTTTCCTCAATTATTTCAAAAAGCAGGGTATCAAACGGCCATGTTTGGTAAGTTGCATTTTGGAAACAATCCTAAAGGTGTGGATGACTTTATGATTCTTCCCGGGCAAGGTGATTACATTAATCCAAGGTTTATTACTAAAGAAGGAGATACAACCATAACGGGATATGTAACAGATATCATAACAGATATGTCCATCAATTGGTTGGATAAAAAGCGTGATCCGGAAAAGCCTTTTTTAATGATGTATTTGCATAAAGCGCCACATCGTTCGTGGTGGCCTAGTCCTGAAAAATTTAAAGAATTTACCAAAAAAGAGTTTCCAGAACCATCAACACTATTTGATGATTATGAAAATAGGGGTACGGCAGCCAAAACAGCTGAGATGAATATATTAACCCATATGATGTATAGTCATGATTCTAAAATAAAACCAGAAACTATAGCAGAAATGGGTAATGTACAACCAGAGGTTCCAGATTTAAAAAGAGGACTGTACGCTTCTTATGGGAGAGCAAACTCTTTACAACGTTCTCAATATGGTCCCATTTTAGACTCAATAAACCATTTTTTTAAAGAAAATTGGCCGACAATGACATCAAAAGAAAAGATGAAATGGAAATATCAAAGATATATGCAGGATTACTTAGCTTGTATTTCCTCAGTAGATGATAATGTAGGACGGGTATTGAATTATTTAGATGACAACAAACTTGCAGAAAACACTATAGTGATATATACTTCCGATCAAGGTTTCTATTTGGGAGAGCATGGTTGGTTTGATAAACGATTTATATATGACGAATCTTTTAAAACACCATTACTAATTAGATGGCCACATAAGATTCATGCAGGAACTACCAATGATGACATGGTACAAAACCTTGATTTTGCTCAAACATTTTTAGAAGCTGCAAATATTAAAGCACCCGAAGATATGCAAGGAGAAAGCCTGATGCCTCTTCTGAGAGGTATAGATGATAAATGGACTAGAGAATCTGTTTATTACCATTATTATGAATACCCAGGTGAGCATGCTGTAAAAAGACACTATGGAATTGTTACTAAAGCATATAAGCTAGTTCACTTTTATCATGATGTTGATGAGTGGGAATTGTATGATCGTAAAAAAGATTCACAAGAAATGAAAAATGTTTATGAGGATCCTGCATACGCAGACATTGTAAAAACATTAAAAATAAAATTAACAGAATTAAGGATAAAATATAAAGATTCGAAAGCTTTGGATCAAAAATATATCGAACAATAG
- a CDS encoding Gfo/Idh/MocA family oxidoreductase codes for MEKKGSNRRDFVKKSLVIAAGISIIPRHVMGGTNFLAPSDQLTKAVIGVGGMGQGHLNYEGTKLLAICDADGNHLANTLKKVGSDVKGYRDFREVLQRPDIDIIHIATPPHWHGIMSVMAAEAGKDVWCEKPMTRTIGEGKRVMEAMKVHGSMFRLNTWFRFKDNFYGMNTPVKNLKKAVDSGALGWPLKVTISGITGFNWKFYWVGKENLQPQTIPEHLDYNMWLGPAPEKAYNSHRVHATFRGYWDYDGGGLGDMGQHYIDPVQYFLGKDNTSPIKVEVDAPQQHYDAIGTWRKIVYTYADGCQIILDGKNSDKNAAYIEGPDGKIYNGFKSTIPNLKEMIDTMPDPEEQIMNFSESVRTRKKFALNEENGHHSCTIVNMGIIALRLGRTLEFDPVKQEFINDDEANRLINQPMREAWRI; via the coding sequence ATGGAAAAAAAAGGGTCAAATCGTAGAGACTTTGTAAAAAAATCGTTGGTAATAGCAGCTGGAATAAGTATTATTCCAAGACATGTTATGGGAGGAACTAATTTTTTAGCCCCAAGTGACCAGCTTACCAAAGCCGTTATTGGTGTTGGTGGCATGGGACAAGGTCATTTAAATTATGAAGGCACAAAACTTTTGGCTATTTGTGATGCAGATGGTAATCACTTAGCAAATACACTTAAAAAAGTTGGTAGTGATGTAAAAGGTTATAGAGATTTTAGAGAAGTATTACAAAGACCTGATATAGATATAATTCATATAGCAACACCACCTCACTGGCATGGTATAATGTCTGTAATGGCTGCGGAAGCAGGAAAAGATGTATGGTGCGAAAAACCTATGACTCGTACTATAGGTGAAGGAAAAAGAGTTATGGAAGCCATGAAAGTACACGGAAGTATGTTCAGATTAAATACATGGTTTCGTTTTAAAGACAACTTTTACGGCATGAATACGCCCGTTAAAAATCTAAAAAAGGCAGTTGATAGTGGTGCATTAGGTTGGCCTTTAAAAGTAACCATTAGTGGTATAACTGGGTTTAACTGGAAATTTTATTGGGTAGGAAAAGAAAATTTGCAGCCACAAACTATTCCCGAACATTTAGATTATAACATGTGGCTAGGTCCAGCTCCCGAAAAAGCATACAATTCGCATAGAGTACATGCCACATTTAGAGGTTATTGGGATTATGATGGAGGTGGATTAGGAGATATGGGACAACATTATATAGACCCTGTTCAGTATTTTCTTGGAAAAGACAATACAAGTCCCATAAAAGTAGAAGTAGATGCACCACAACAACATTACGATGCTATTGGTACATGGAGAAAAATAGTGTATACCTATGCGGATGGATGCCAGATTATTTTAGATGGAAAAAATAGTGATAAAAATGCTGCTTATATAGAAGGGCCTGACGGGAAAATTTACAACGGGTTCAAATCGACTATCCCAAATTTAAAAGAAATGATTGATACGATGCCTGACCCCGAAGAACAAATTATGAATTTTTCAGAATCTGTCCGAACACGTAAAAAGTTTGCATTGAATGAAGAAAATGGACATCATTCCTGTACTATCGTTAATATGGGAATTATTGCCTTGCGATTAGGAAGAACTTTAGAATTTGACCCGGTAAAACAAGAATTTATAAATGATGATGAAGCCAATAGATTAATAAACCAACCTATGCGAGAAGCATGGAGAATATAG
- a CDS encoding LamG domain-containing protein, which yields MNKTISCFLSILLLFTITHFSLAQNKSGYSEENILSKSYILIDIEKNPFTFKLDSLLSNSSTPLAFEISKTTHLNHLKKYVKHRKEVVVITQQNIDSLLDGNLSVFQIPPDKIETIHLNSINNRLVQPINTKKLTRTHLSSTKHLINFWDQYGKRPNFIEINSNLLVKADSVVSYLNSLKTISGTIKTDAESLINDVKFIKYKSSTAGGYFNFPIINEDSLPILIPYKAGYHFSPDIIHTTEKNLENLKNFKAFQLDLNFGLSDYYVFDPKFKNKLNDNSKGLLINNVKFKKDSTRGNVGFFKNGGYIDTGIESKNSLRNSFTISAWIKPTSLGIDNSILGKGESFAVKLRNGFLTFTMTRIKDYISRTSPIPLNKWSHIALVHSQIDNSLFFYVNGKLTEKVELISEYVMTSDYNIHIGTNLWEEFFEGYLDEIKIWERELNEKEVSTLFKSKAENSLNNKITVGLIIFGTLLIIIFILFFKHKSKNLKKHNHKKYRQVKKEQQVFAKDHENRENESILCFGKLKILDKDGQDIAENFSPLLKKLFIVILLHSHQNNKKGISTKQLTEFLWPGMSPQKAKNTRGTNTNNLRSRLRSCPGINLVFKDKFWFIELSENCYYDYLIIQNYLDDFLINEFSVKELEDILPTFLTILKTGRLFSGSSESWLDPFIEKFSNQIIEQCLDFIEILDKEKHCNLLLLLTDVICIYDDLNEKAHSLKLQLLIQQGKLSLAYKAYDNFVKLYYKIYKETYAVSFEDMTSS from the coding sequence TTGAATAAAACTATTTCTTGTTTTTTATCCATTCTCCTGTTATTTACAATAACACATTTTAGCCTCGCTCAAAATAAAAGTGGTTATTCAGAAGAAAACATCCTTTCAAAATCCTATATTTTAATCGATATAGAAAAAAACCCTTTTACATTCAAATTAGATTCTTTATTAAGTAATAGTAGTACACCCCTAGCTTTTGAAATATCAAAAACGACACATTTAAACCATTTAAAAAAGTATGTAAAACATAGAAAAGAGGTGGTTGTTATCACACAGCAAAATATCGATTCCCTTTTAGATGGCAACCTTTCAGTATTTCAAATTCCTCCTGATAAAATTGAAACGATTCACCTTAACTCTATAAACAACAGACTTGTCCAACCCATAAACACAAAAAAACTTACAAGAACTCATTTAAGTAGCACCAAACATTTGATAAATTTTTGGGATCAATATGGGAAACGCCCCAATTTCATTGAAATAAATAGTAATTTGCTTGTTAAAGCAGACAGTGTTGTTTCTTATTTAAATTCATTAAAAACGATATCTGGAACCATTAAAACAGATGCTGAATCATTGATAAATGATGTGAAGTTTATAAAATACAAATCATCAACAGCTGGTGGATATTTTAATTTTCCAATTATTAATGAAGATAGCCTTCCTATTTTAATTCCCTATAAAGCTGGCTATCATTTTTCGCCAGATATCATTCATACTACAGAAAAAAATTTAGAAAATCTCAAAAACTTTAAAGCGTTTCAATTAGACTTGAATTTTGGCTTATCGGATTATTATGTATTCGACCCAAAGTTTAAAAACAAATTGAATGATAACAGTAAAGGATTATTAATAAACAATGTAAAATTTAAGAAAGATTCAACTCGGGGAAACGTTGGTTTTTTTAAAAATGGAGGCTATATAGACACAGGAATAGAAAGTAAAAATTCTTTACGTAATAGTTTTACAATAAGTGCCTGGATAAAACCTACCTCTTTAGGAATAGACAACAGTATTTTAGGAAAAGGAGAAAGTTTTGCAGTAAAACTTCGCAATGGTTTTTTAACGTTTACCATGACCCGTATAAAAGATTATATTTCTAGAACATCGCCTATTCCTTTAAACAAATGGTCACATATTGCTTTAGTGCATTCACAAATAGACAACAGCTTATTTTTTTACGTCAATGGAAAACTAACCGAAAAAGTTGAATTAATTTCTGAATATGTGATGACCTCTGATTATAATATACATATTGGAACAAATTTATGGGAAGAGTTTTTTGAAGGTTATCTGGATGAAATTAAAATTTGGGAACGAGAACTAAACGAAAAAGAAGTATCAACGTTATTTAAAAGTAAAGCAGAAAATTCTCTAAATAATAAAATAACAGTAGGTCTTATTATTTTTGGTACTCTTTTAATAATAATATTTATTCTCTTCTTTAAACATAAATCTAAAAACCTAAAAAAGCATAACCATAAAAAGTATAGACAAGTAAAAAAGGAACAGCAGGTATTTGCTAAAGATCATGAAAATAGAGAAAATGAAAGTATTCTATGCTTCGGGAAACTAAAAATTCTAGACAAAGACGGGCAAGATATAGCTGAAAATTTTTCGCCTTTGCTTAAAAAGCTATTTATTGTCATATTATTACACAGTCACCAAAACAACAAAAAAGGCATCTCTACAAAACAACTTACAGAGTTTTTATGGCCAGGAATGAGTCCTCAAAAAGCAAAAAACACACGAGGTACAAATACTAATAATTTACGTTCAAGGCTAAGAAGCTGTCCAGGAATCAATCTCGTTTTTAAAGATAAATTTTGGTTTATTGAATTATCTGAAAATTGTTATTATGATTATTTAATTATTCAAAATTACTTAGATGATTTTTTAATAAATGAGTTTTCAGTTAAAGAATTAGAAGACATACTGCCTACATTTCTAACTATTTTAAAAACAGGGCGATTATTCTCAGGCTCAAGTGAATCTTGGTTAGATCCATTTATTGAGAAATTCAGCAATCAAATTATAGAGCAATGCTTAGATTTTATAGAAATATTAGACAAAGAAAAACATTGTAATTTACTATTGCTTTTAACAGATGTTATTTGTATTTACGATGACTTAAATGAAAAAGCACATAGCCTAAAGCTTCAATTATTAATTCAACAAGGAAAATTGAGCCTGGCCTATAAAGCGTATGACAATTTTGTGAAACTTTATTACAAAATATATAAAGAAACCTATGCCGTTTCTTTTGAAGATATGACTTCTAGCTAA
- a CDS encoding site-specific integrase: MLWKHDKKKDNTFPLVIRVTKNRKTRYIFTGEYVLQKDWDAEKNVIKKSHPNATRMNSFLLKKLSEAHDVVLDVKANDNKQSVSNIKKKIVNEQNTDFFTISKIYLNNLEKRKKFHQKDSDAGRLNIFKAFLGKEHLDFNDLNVSLLEKFQNHLRYEKKRSERTIANYMILIRTIYNLAISQSIIDRRDYPFGRGKVQIKIPESEKIGLNLDEIQSLEKVTGITSAQQHAVNVWLISFYFAGVRVGDVLKLRWSDFKDGRLYYRMGKNKKLVSLKVPDKSQVLLDGYKEEKQNINDLVFPELKATNFKDERTLTTRVKTVTRNFNRRLEIVAGKLEIDKKLSMHIARHSFGNISGDKIPIQMLQKLYRHSSITTTVNYQQNFMHKETDDALDKVINF, from the coding sequence ATACTTTGGAAGCATGATAAGAAAAAAGATAACACTTTTCCTCTTGTTATTCGCGTAACGAAAAATAGAAAGACACGTTATATTTTTACAGGTGAATATGTGCTTCAAAAGGATTGGGATGCGGAAAAGAATGTAATCAAAAAGTCTCATCCAAATGCAACGCGGATGAATAGTTTTTTACTTAAAAAATTAAGCGAAGCACATGATGTTGTATTAGATGTTAAAGCCAATGATAATAAACAATCTGTTTCAAATATTAAGAAGAAGATAGTCAATGAGCAAAACACGGACTTCTTTACAATATCAAAAATCTATTTGAATAATTTAGAAAAGAGAAAGAAGTTCCATCAAAAAGATAGTGATGCTGGACGGTTGAATATCTTTAAAGCCTTTTTGGGTAAAGAGCATCTTGATTTTAATGATTTGAATGTTTCGTTGTTAGAAAAGTTTCAAAATCATCTTAGGTATGAGAAGAAGCGCTCTGAGAGAACAATAGCCAATTATATGATTCTCATTAGAACGATTTACAATTTAGCCATATCACAATCAATTATTGACCGTAGAGATTATCCCTTTGGAAGGGGCAAAGTTCAAATTAAAATTCCAGAAAGCGAAAAGATTGGTTTGAACCTTGATGAGATTCAGTCGTTAGAGAAGGTTACCGGTATTACTTCTGCACAACAACATGCTGTCAATGTTTGGCTAATCAGTTTTTATTTTGCAGGAGTAAGAGTGGGGGATGTTTTAAAATTACGATGGTCAGATTTTAAAGATGGACGACTTTATTATCGTATGGGAAAAAACAAAAAACTTGTTTCATTAAAAGTACCTGACAAGTCGCAAGTTCTTTTAGATGGTTACAAAGAAGAAAAGCAAAATATAAATGACTTGGTATTCCCCGAACTCAAAGCAACAAACTTTAAAGACGAAAGAACTTTAACGACAAGGGTTAAAACCGTAACACGTAATTTTAATCGACGACTAGAAATTGTCGCAGGAAAATTAGAGATTGATAAAAAACTATCCATGCATATTGCTCGGCATAGTTTTGGCAATATCTCTGGCGATAAAATACCTATTCAGATGTTACAGAAACTTTATCGTCATTCTTCAATTACGACTACAGTAAATTATCAACAAAATTTTATGCACAAAGAAACGGATGATGCGTTGGATAAAGTGATTAACTTTTAA